From a single Candidatus Methylacidiphilales bacterium genomic region:
- a CDS encoding N-6 DNA methylase — protein sequence MHDSITSERHQRLFNDVLSSIGRLGYRGSLLKRDYQFTDWFCSTAEQSTIPAAAFGRTPVDYDSACIAVFFQNGESPPLRYRALGAPFAIEVQESGIVPWFIGHGTDSTRQAAKRIPPDAVDRFFSDVAQKWSPAEVMRAKNIGKPVGPTEIDWVDHGLIPALEKEISGKLDRLLREALTAGQKAYRRSTGQAVEIEALYRLVFRFVAAKVFHDRRVPGFIQLDANENARHVLQSVCSFYKEPNNHVTDQATQEAVAAALWTKLGFQNLSVDALALIAEDTLVDGDLRRQHGIHSTPRSIARYIVEHLPISDIVEDERRIVEPCSGHGVFLVAALKRLRDLLGPDWTEQERHCYFIKNLHGYEQDAFAREVCKLSLTLADFPNPNGWNVHPADVFTSRKFVDALAEARVVLCNPPFENFKPKEKARYGSFVGTSKPHDVLQRTLRYCHKDACLGFVLPRAFIDGQSYRQIRRELLERFSAIDLVALPDKVFRHAEVETVLLLAHSPEPHDRTRVNFSEVLQRQRNHFLETGEVSRIDTTSFDAAAAEIKGLHVPVMQEIWERLAHLPKLGSIAEIHRGVEWQPPFDQTKYISEKERPGWLRGLLNVEQGLEAFSPPKACWLNPNPKHQRGGAWSLSWEKAKVIANAATKSRTSWRLAAAPDTSELVCTQRYHCLWPLNGWSVNALAALLNSPVASAFIASRENKRDVRIVTLLECPVPQLDQNDMIVLEGLVDDYMAALNDKPEARFELWGGGSWEQRAKKILLQMDALILKGYSLPPWLERRLLDFFRSERRPVPFDFGDYFPADFTANIPLWRYVSSAFQSSRTDLIRPFIPKFNDPAVTEALEEF from the coding sequence ATGCACGACTCTATCACCAGCGAACGCCATCAGCGATTGTTCAATGATGTTTTAAGCAGCATCGGACGGCTTGGCTATCGCGGGTCGCTGCTAAAGCGCGATTACCAGTTCACCGACTGGTTCTGCTCGACTGCGGAACAATCCACGATTCCGGCGGCGGCGTTTGGTCGAACGCCTGTGGACTATGACTCGGCATGCATTGCGGTGTTTTTTCAAAACGGCGAAAGCCCGCCACTCCGTTACCGTGCTCTTGGAGCGCCATTTGCGATTGAAGTTCAGGAAAGCGGAATTGTCCCATGGTTCATCGGGCATGGTACAGACAGCACAAGACAGGCAGCTAAACGAATTCCCCCTGATGCAGTGGACCGTTTCTTCAGCGATGTCGCACAGAAATGGAGTCCAGCGGAGGTGATGCGAGCGAAGAACATTGGCAAGCCAGTCGGCCCGACAGAAATTGACTGGGTGGATCATGGTCTGATTCCCGCACTGGAAAAGGAAATCAGCGGCAAGCTCGACCGTCTGTTGCGCGAGGCATTGACCGCAGGGCAGAAGGCATACCGTAGGAGCACCGGGCAGGCTGTGGAAATTGAGGCGCTTTATCGGCTCGTCTTCCGATTCGTCGCGGCAAAAGTGTTTCATGACCGGCGTGTGCCAGGGTTCATTCAGTTGGATGCGAATGAAAATGCCCGGCACGTGCTTCAATCCGTGTGCAGCTTTTACAAAGAGCCAAACAACCATGTCACTGACCAAGCCACACAGGAAGCCGTCGCCGCTGCGCTATGGACGAAGCTTGGTTTTCAAAATCTCTCCGTGGACGCGCTCGCGCTTATCGCCGAGGACACTCTGGTGGATGGCGATCTGCGGAGGCAACATGGTATCCATAGCACACCGCGCAGCATCGCCCGCTATATTGTTGAGCACCTGCCCATCAGTGACATCGTGGAAGATGAGCGCCGCATCGTTGAGCCCTGCTCGGGCCACGGAGTTTTTTTGGTTGCCGCGCTCAAGCGATTGCGCGATCTGCTTGGACCAGATTGGACGGAGCAGGAACGTCACTGCTACTTCATCAAAAATCTCCATGGCTACGAGCAAGACGCGTTTGCACGCGAAGTTTGCAAGTTGAGTCTCACGCTGGCAGACTTCCCTAATCCAAACGGATGGAATGTGCATCCAGCGGACGTGTTCACGTCTCGCAAGTTTGTCGATGCGCTCGCTGAAGCTCGCGTGGTGCTCTGCAATCCACCTTTCGAAAACTTTAAGCCGAAAGAAAAAGCTCGATACGGTTCATTCGTCGGCACATCCAAACCGCACGATGTTTTGCAGCGCACGCTGCGTTACTGCCACAAGGATGCTTGCCTCGGATTTGTTTTGCCCCGTGCTTTTATAGATGGACAGAGTTACCGGCAAATCCGTCGGGAGCTGTTAGAGCGGTTTTCAGCTATCGATTTAGTTGCATTGCCCGACAAAGTTTTTCGCCATGCCGAAGTCGAGACAGTCTTGCTGTTAGCACATTCGCCCGAACCGCATGACCGTACTCGCGTCAATTTCAGCGAAGTATTGCAACGCCAGCGCAATCATTTTCTAGAAACTGGTGAAGTTAGTCGAATAGACACGACTTCATTCGATGCGGCGGCAGCAGAAATCAAAGGTCTTCACGTTCCAGTAATGCAGGAGATTTGGGAGCGGCTGGCACATTTGCCAAAGTTAGGCTCAATCGCGGAGATTCATCGTGGCGTGGAGTGGCAGCCCCCGTTTGACCAGACAAAATACATTTCGGAAAAAGAACGTCCGGGTTGGCTGCGTGGTTTGCTCAATGTAGAACAGGGGCTTGAAGCGTTTTCTCCTCCAAAAGCTTGCTGGCTGAACCCAAATCCGAAGCACCAACGAGGTGGCGCTTGGTCTCTTTCTTGGGAAAAAGCAAAAGTCATTGCTAATGCAGCGACTAAATCTAGGACAAGTTGGCGGCTTGCAGCAGCACCTGACACGTCGGAATTGGTTTGCACACAAAGATATCACTGCCTGTGGCCGCTGAATGGATGGAGCGTAAACGCATTGGCTGCTTTGCTCAATTCACCAGTCGCATCTGCATTTATTGCATCGCGCGAGAACAAACGTGACGTTCGCATAGTTACTTTGTTGGAGTGCCCTGTTCCCCAACTTGACCAAAACGACATGATTGTCCTCGAAGGACTTGTGGACGATTATATGGCCGCGCTCAACGACAAGCCTGAAGCCCGTTTTGAACTATGGGGCGGCGGAAGCTGGGAGCAACGAGCGAAAAAGATACTGCTCCAGATGGATGCACTCATCCTCAAAGGCTACAGTCTTCCGCCATGGCTGGAGCGTCGGCTGCTGGATTTCTTCCGTAGTGAACGGCGACCCGTGCCTTTCGACTTCGGTGATTATTTTCCGGCAGACTTCACCGCGAACATCCCTCTCTGGCGCTACGTCTCATCTGCATTCCAATCCAGCCGCACGGACTTGATTCGTCCGTTCATCCCGAAGTTCAACGACCCGGCTGTGACCGAGGCATTGGAGGAGTTCTAA
- a CDS encoding prepilin peptidase, whose protein sequence is MSGFLPFVFVIAVGLCIGSFLNVCIFRMPLGRSITLPASRCFACGIVLPWWRNLPVLSWLAQRGRCGCGLVKLSARYPIVELLTAGWFAAVWRVQGADPLQALLLTAFGCSLLVAAFIDLDHFIIPDEISLGGCVAGLLASALCPALQGARFWWGGLGLSFFGLLIGAGGLLLIAMIGTAVMKKDAMGMGDVKLLGAMGAFLGWEAVLFIVAVSSMLGASFGLAMILARRGRWGVPIPFGPYLVAAAMIWMLGGSTWMDAYWAVIKSP, encoded by the coding sequence ATGTCCGGATTTCTCCCCTTCGTTTTTGTCATTGCCGTCGGCCTCTGCATCGGGTCGTTTCTCAATGTCTGCATCTTCCGCATGCCGTTGGGGCGGTCCATCACGCTGCCTGCTTCACGGTGTTTCGCCTGCGGGATCGTCCTTCCCTGGTGGCGCAACCTCCCCGTCCTGAGCTGGCTGGCCCAGCGGGGCCGTTGCGGCTGCGGACTGGTCAAGCTTTCCGCCCGCTACCCCATTGTGGAACTGCTGACCGCGGGCTGGTTCGCCGCCGTCTGGCGCGTGCAGGGGGCCGATCCCCTGCAGGCCCTCCTCCTGACCGCTTTCGGCTGCTCTCTTTTGGTGGCGGCCTTCATCGACCTCGACCACTTCATCATCCCGGATGAAATCTCGCTGGGCGGGTGTGTGGCGGGTCTGCTGGCCAGCGCGCTGTGCCCCGCGCTCCAGGGCGCGCGCTTTTGGTGGGGCGGGCTGGGGCTTTCGTTCTTCGGCCTGCTCATCGGCGCGGGCGGCCTTCTGCTCATCGCCATGATCGGCACGGCGGTGATGAAGAAGGATGCCATGGGCATGGGCGATGTGAAATTGCTTGGGGCGATGGGCGCCTTCCTCGGTTGGGAGGCGGTGTTGTTCATCGTCGCCGTCTCCTCGATGCTGGGGGCCTCCTTCGGCCTGGCCATGATCCTGGCCCGGCGGGGCCGGTGGGGCGTTCCCATCCCCTTCGGGCCCTACCTGGTGGCGGCGGCGATGATTTGGATGCTGGGCGGATCGACCTGGATGGACGCCTATTGGGCAGTGATCAAATCGCCTTGA
- the aroC gene encoding chorismate synthase, protein MTIPVPNSFGHLFRITTFGESHGGGVGVVVDGCPPRIPLKPEQIQTDLDRRRPGQSAITTPRKEADRCEILSGVFQGKTTGTPIAVLVRNEDARPEAYREMETLFRPSHADFTYQAKFGIRNHEGGGRSSARETIGRVAGAAVAKQVFRKFLPKLEVVAYVRQVHKLTAKVDPGAVSFAEVESNIVRWPDARDAERVVKLIQRARARGDSLGGIIECVVRKCPAGLGEPVFDRLEADLAKAMLSLPATKGFEIGSGFACATQTGSEHNDAFVKRGGRVRTLTNRSGGVQGGISNGEDIVFRVAFKPVATIAQAQQTVSVAGKAGVLKARGRHDPCVLPRAVPMVEAMTHLVLVDHFLRQRAQNA, encoded by the coding sequence ATGACCATCCCCGTGCCCAATTCATTCGGTCATCTCTTCCGCATCACCACCTTCGGGGAATCGCACGGAGGTGGAGTCGGCGTGGTGGTCGACGGCTGCCCACCCCGCATCCCCCTCAAGCCCGAACAGATCCAAACCGATCTCGACCGCCGGCGCCCCGGCCAGAGCGCCATCACCACCCCGCGCAAGGAGGCCGACCGCTGCGAAATCCTCTCCGGTGTCTTCCAGGGCAAAACCACCGGCACCCCCATCGCCGTCCTCGTGCGCAACGAGGATGCCCGTCCCGAAGCTTACCGCGAAATGGAAACCCTCTTTCGTCCCTCGCACGCCGATTTCACCTACCAGGCCAAATTCGGCATCCGCAACCACGAAGGCGGGGGCCGCTCCTCCGCCCGCGAGACCATCGGCCGTGTCGCCGGGGCCGCTGTGGCCAAACAGGTTTTCCGCAAGTTCCTGCCCAAATTGGAAGTCGTGGCCTACGTCCGCCAAGTGCACAAACTCACCGCCAAGGTCGATCCCGGCGCCGTATCCTTCGCCGAGGTCGAATCCAACATCGTCCGCTGGCCGGACGCCCGGGATGCCGAACGCGTGGTGAAGCTGATCCAGCGCGCCCGCGCCCGCGGGGATTCCCTCGGGGGCATCATCGAGTGCGTCGTCCGCAAATGCCCGGCGGGCCTGGGCGAACCCGTCTTTGACCGCCTCGAGGCCGATCTGGCCAAGGCCATGCTGAGCCTGCCCGCCACCAAGGGCTTCGAGATCGGTTCCGGCTTCGCCTGCGCCACCCAGACCGGTTCCGAGCACAACGATGCCTTCGTCAAACGGGGCGGGCGGGTCCGCACCTTGACCAACCGCAGCGGCGGCGTTCAGGGCGGGATCAGCAACGGTGAGGACATCGTTTTCCGCGTGGCCTTCAAGCCGGTGGCCACCATCGCCCAAGCCCAGCAAACCGTCTCGGTGGCCGGCAAGGCCGGGGTGCTCAAGGCCCGCGGCCGCCATGATCCCTGCGTCCTCCCCCGGGCCGTGCCCATGGTCGAGGCCATGACCCACCTCGTCCTGGTCGACCACTTCCTCCGCCAGCGGGCCCAGAATGCTTAG
- a CDS encoding shikimate kinase: MPQSRTTRHLVLVGMMGSGKSSVGRALAARSGAPYIDTDAAIEGRMRKTVSALFAEWGEARFREFEREVLAGVLADERPAILSTGGGVVVLPENRAALRASGYIVYLRASPEVLYQRLKRDTSRPLLQKPDPLQVLRDLETARKAYYEEADTIVDVSTMRPRVVAEEIWKRIPESVRCGLESRLEREPGRTSPP; encoded by the coding sequence ATGCCACAATCCAGGACAACGCGGCACTTGGTGCTGGTCGGCATGATGGGGTCGGGCAAGAGCAGCGTGGGCCGCGCCCTGGCCGCCCGCAGCGGTGCCCCCTACATCGACACCGACGCCGCCATCGAAGGGCGTATGCGGAAGACCGTTTCCGCCCTCTTCGCCGAATGGGGCGAGGCGCGCTTCCGTGAATTCGAACGCGAGGTCTTGGCCGGGGTTCTGGCCGACGAAAGACCGGCCATCCTTTCCACAGGCGGGGGTGTGGTGGTCCTGCCGGAGAACCGGGCCGCATTGCGTGCGTCCGGATACATCGTCTACCTGCGTGCCTCACCCGAAGTGCTCTACCAACGCTTGAAGCGGGACACCTCGCGGCCGCTCTTGCAAAAGCCAGACCCCCTGCAGGTTTTGCGCGACCTGGAGACAGCACGGAAGGCCTACTATGAAGAAGCCGACACCATCGTCGACGTGTCCACCATGCGTCCGCGGGTGGTGGCCGAAGAAATCTGGAAACGGATTCCGGAGTCGGTGCGGTGCGGCTTGGAAAGCAGGCTGGAGCGTGAACCCGGGCGGACAAGTCCGCCATAG
- a CDS encoding tetratricopeptide repeat protein → MAASWLVLAATPVPAAEPAVGNDDAYQEAFVAFKSGHFDEALHRVDALLLKAPPPARVLELKGRILHRMGSPDKAEGFFFMALERDPELVSAHFHLGEAAFRRKEWSDALQYYLVHLKKVPGAKATLLKVVYCQIASDQLTQAAQFILGLDPSDEYEPGYYFARAALALASGKEKEAADALAQARTIYGNEVFFSYEPDFLFLRKNVTWPKPGK, encoded by the coding sequence ATGGCGGCAAGCTGGCTGGTTCTGGCCGCGACACCCGTCCCGGCCGCCGAACCTGCGGTGGGAAACGACGACGCCTACCAAGAAGCATTCGTCGCCTTCAAGTCGGGCCATTTCGACGAAGCCTTGCACCGGGTGGATGCGTTGTTGCTGAAAGCCCCGCCCCCGGCACGGGTCTTGGAATTGAAAGGCCGGATCTTGCACCGGATGGGTTCGCCGGACAAAGCCGAGGGCTTTTTCTTCATGGCTTTGGAGCGTGATCCCGAATTGGTTTCGGCCCATTTTCATCTGGGCGAGGCCGCCTTCCGTCGCAAGGAATGGAGCGACGCCCTGCAATATTACCTGGTGCATTTGAAGAAAGTCCCTGGTGCCAAAGCCACCCTCCTCAAGGTGGTCTACTGCCAGATCGCTTCCGACCAACTGACCCAGGCGGCCCAGTTCATCCTCGGCCTGGATCCTTCCGACGAATACGAACCGGGTTATTACTTCGCCCGGGCCGCCCTGGCCTTGGCCTCGGGCAAGGAAAAGGAGGCTGCCGACGCGCTGGCCCAGGCGCGCACCATTTACGGAAATGAGGTCTTTTTCAGCTACGAGCCCGATTTCCTCTTCCTGCGCAAGAACGTCACCTGGCCCAAGCCCGGCAAATAA
- a CDS encoding tetratricopeptide repeat protein — MPLKPFLTALILGPFLMLPPLTLWGQNPEATPSPTEILYAEAINLMNQADLDGALQKINELLAKDPDNAPALNIQGAVNVRKKNFDGAEASFARILQKDPSNAIATFNSAEVSFLRKDYGKSRDTFRKFLQLPGNENNALGRYKVFLCELLGADPGSARKTVENLQPTISNPFYYFAQAAVEFKEGRESKGRELIQSAFSIYPGGMNAAFADSMVELGWVKKEEIASIGAIDASALNSMSQEFQPEKAAPAPDPLSLESLLPNLTPGKKKEDSKTGTQPAQP; from the coding sequence ATGCCCTTGAAGCCCTTCCTGACCGCACTGATCCTCGGTCCCTTCCTCATGCTCCCCCCACTCACGCTATGGGGACAGAATCCCGAAGCCACCCCATCGCCCACTGAAATCCTCTATGCCGAGGCGATCAATCTGATGAACCAGGCCGATCTCGACGGGGCCCTGCAAAAAATCAACGAGCTTCTGGCCAAAGATCCCGACAATGCCCCCGCCCTCAACATCCAGGGAGCGGTCAATGTGCGGAAGAAGAACTTCGACGGGGCCGAGGCTTCCTTTGCCCGCATCCTCCAGAAAGACCCGAGCAATGCCATCGCGACTTTCAATTCCGCCGAGGTCAGCTTCCTCCGCAAGGACTACGGCAAATCCCGCGACACTTTCCGCAAATTTCTCCAATTGCCAGGCAACGAAAACAACGCCCTCGGCCGCTACAAAGTCTTTCTCTGTGAACTCCTCGGGGCCGACCCCGGATCCGCGCGCAAAACGGTTGAGAACCTCCAGCCAACCATCTCGAATCCTTTTTATTACTTCGCCCAAGCCGCCGTCGAATTCAAGGAAGGCCGCGAGAGCAAAGGCCGTGAGCTGATCCAATCGGCATTCAGCATCTATCCAGGCGGGATGAATGCGGCCTTTGCCGACAGCATGGTCGAACTCGGCTGGGTCAAAAAAGAGGAGATCGCCTCGATCGGAGCCATCGATGCCTCCGCCCTCAACAGCATGTCGCAGGAATTCCAGCCGGAAAAAGCCGCGCCCGCACCCGACCCCCTGTCGTTGGAAAGCCTTCTGCCGAATCTGACCCCGGGCAAAAAGAAGGAAGACAGCAAGACAGGGACCCAGCCGGCCCAACCCTGA
- a CDS encoding response regulator has protein sequence MLIIDDDHYVVSFLSMYFKGKGFDVDTASDALQAEKHLTHHPLDVVVLDIRLKDTDGTRLVPIIHQLSPKVPVVMLTGLGYDEKLMQKSLEAGAKGYVSKSLPPEELFAAVLRAMEES, from the coding sequence GTGCTCATCATCGACGATGACCACTACGTGGTCAGTTTCCTGAGCATGTATTTCAAGGGAAAGGGATTCGACGTCGACACGGCCTCGGACGCCCTGCAAGCGGAAAAACACCTGACCCACCATCCTCTGGATGTGGTCGTGCTTGATATCCGGCTCAAGGACACGGATGGCACCCGTCTGGTGCCCATCATCCACCAACTTTCTCCCAAGGTGCCCGTGGTCATGCTCACCGGGCTGGGCTATGACGAGAAGTTGATGCAAAAGTCCCTCGAGGCCGGGGCCAAGGGATATGTCAGCAAGAGCCTGCCGCCTGAGGAATTGTTTGCCGCGGTGCTCCGGGCCATGGAAGAAAGCTGA
- a CDS encoding pyruvate carboxylase has product MRSAKKPPVSPVRPIQKLLAANRNEIAIRIFRSATELGLRTVAVYAQEDRFSIHRFKADEAYLLDAHKGPVGAYLDIPGIVQVAKDHGVDAIHPGYGFLSENAAFARACAEAGITFVGPRPELLELMGDKVAARALVKKLGVPTLPGTDEPVSDRAKALKLAKEIGFPLIIKAAFGGGGRGMRVVHKAVDLSRLLDEACNEAERAFGNAAVFLEKFIPKAKHIEVQILGDRHGQVVHLYERDCSVQRRHQKVIEMAPSVGVDESVRRELWDASVRIARETRYDNAGTIEFLYDVDSKEWFFIEMNPRIQVEHTVTEEITNIDIVRSQILVAQGHALHGPEVSLPQQDQIPCFGHAVQCRVTTEDPENGFTPDYGEILTYRSSAGFGIRLDGGMGSAGTVITPFYDSLLVKVTGRGRTYHQALGRLERALREFRIRGVKTNIPFLENVLANEQFRRGEATTRLIDTTPELFHFRPRKDRASKLLSFLGDVIVNGNPHAKGYRPSGPLPAPPLPAWNHRQAPLPGTRQILLERGAEGFAQWVLEQKKLLVTDTTFRDAHQSLMATRVRSRDMLVVAAAMARRTPDLFSLEMWGGATFDTAMRFLREDPWDRLRQLRERVPNICFQMLFRGSNAVGYSNYPDNVVRGFVKHAAAAGMDIFRIFDSLNYLPNLAPAMEAVRGTHGVCEGTICYTGDILDPRRTKYSLKYYLNLARELQKMGAHMIAIKDMAGLCRPYAAHALVKALKEEIGLPVHFHTHDTSGINAASVLQASDAGVDVVDLAIASMSGSTSQPNLNSVVAALQRTRRDTGLDLAALNEYADYWETVREYYRPFDTAPKTGSAEVYLHEMPGGQYTNLKEQAASMEIGHRWPEIAQTYAEVNQLFGDIVKVTPSSKVVGDMTMFLITRGIRASDIPNLPPGTAFPESVIDMLAGGLGQPVGGWPKHLQRLVLGKQKPLTGRPGSRTKAVNLKEVREELAGKLRHEPSDDELYSYLMYPAVFLEFAKFTRDFGDVSVLPTPAFFYGLFPKEEINLELEEGKTLFISLANVSDPDAEGRRLVSFELNGLARGTSVVDRTIKPKTQARRKADPSDPLQVAAPIPGMVTSMAVGVGTKVSVGDKLLTLEAMKMVTTLNASAEGVVDAVCVKVGETVESKDLVIQLRKG; this is encoded by the coding sequence ATGCGCTCCGCCAAAAAACCTCCTGTATCCCCCGTCCGTCCCATCCAAAAACTTCTGGCGGCGAACCGGAACGAAATCGCGATCCGTATCTTCCGTTCGGCCACAGAATTGGGTCTGCGCACGGTCGCGGTTTATGCCCAGGAGGACCGCTTTTCCATCCACCGGTTCAAGGCGGACGAGGCCTATCTTCTCGATGCCCACAAAGGACCTGTCGGCGCCTACCTGGACATCCCCGGCATCGTGCAGGTGGCCAAGGACCACGGGGTGGACGCCATCCATCCGGGTTATGGCTTTCTCTCCGAGAATGCCGCCTTCGCCCGCGCCTGCGCCGAAGCCGGGATCACCTTCGTCGGCCCGCGGCCGGAACTTCTGGAATTGATGGGCGACAAGGTGGCGGCGCGGGCCTTGGTCAAGAAGCTCGGCGTGCCGACCCTACCCGGCACTGATGAACCGGTTTCCGATCGGGCCAAGGCGCTTAAACTGGCCAAGGAGATCGGCTTTCCTTTGATCATCAAGGCGGCCTTTGGTGGGGGCGGGCGCGGCATGCGCGTGGTTCACAAGGCGGTCGATCTCTCCCGATTGTTGGATGAGGCCTGCAATGAAGCCGAGCGCGCATTCGGGAACGCGGCGGTTTTCCTGGAAAAGTTCATTCCCAAGGCCAAACACATCGAGGTCCAGATCCTGGGCGACCGGCACGGCCAGGTGGTGCATCTTTATGAGCGGGATTGCTCGGTGCAGCGCCGACACCAGAAGGTGATCGAGATGGCGCCATCGGTGGGTGTGGATGAGTCCGTGCGGCGCGAGCTTTGGGACGCCTCGGTGCGCATCGCCCGGGAAACCCGCTACGATAACGCCGGAACGATTGAGTTCCTTTACGATGTCGATTCCAAGGAATGGTTCTTCATCGAGATGAATCCGCGCATCCAGGTCGAGCACACGGTGACCGAGGAGATCACCAACATCGATATCGTGCGTTCGCAGATCCTGGTGGCCCAGGGGCATGCCCTGCATGGGCCGGAGGTATCCCTGCCCCAACAGGACCAGATCCCCTGTTTCGGCCATGCGGTGCAGTGCCGCGTGACCACGGAGGACCCCGAGAACGGTTTCACCCCCGACTACGGGGAAATCCTCACCTACCGCTCATCGGCAGGCTTCGGCATCCGCCTGGACGGTGGGATGGGCAGCGCGGGCACGGTGATCACACCTTTCTACGACTCCCTGCTGGTCAAGGTGACCGGGCGGGGCCGGACCTACCACCAGGCCCTAGGCCGCCTGGAGCGGGCCCTGCGTGAATTCCGCATCCGTGGCGTCAAAACGAACATCCCCTTCCTGGAAAATGTCCTGGCCAACGAACAGTTCCGCCGTGGCGAGGCGACGACCCGGTTGATCGATACCACCCCGGAGTTGTTCCACTTCCGTCCACGCAAGGACCGGGCGAGCAAGCTGCTGTCATTCCTCGGCGATGTCATCGTCAACGGCAATCCTCATGCCAAGGGATACCGCCCCTCTGGGCCGCTGCCCGCGCCGCCGCTGCCTGCATGGAATCACCGCCAGGCACCCCTTCCCGGCACACGGCAGATCCTGCTGGAGCGCGGCGCGGAGGGTTTTGCCCAATGGGTTCTGGAACAAAAGAAGCTCCTGGTGACCGACACCACCTTCCGGGACGCCCACCAATCGTTGATGGCCACGAGGGTGCGCAGCCGGGACATGCTGGTGGTGGCCGCTGCCATGGCGCGCCGCACCCCCGATCTCTTCAGCCTGGAAATGTGGGGCGGGGCGACCTTTGACACCGCCATGCGGTTCCTGCGCGAAGATCCGTGGGATCGGCTGCGCCAGTTGCGCGAACGTGTGCCCAACATTTGCTTCCAAATGCTTTTCCGCGGCAGCAACGCGGTGGGTTATTCCAATTACCCTGACAACGTGGTCCGCGGATTTGTCAAGCATGCCGCCGCCGCCGGCATGGACATCTTCCGCATCTTCGACTCACTGAACTACCTGCCCAATCTGGCCCCGGCCATGGAGGCGGTCCGCGGCACCCACGGCGTCTGCGAGGGAACGATCTGCTACACCGGCGACATCCTGGATCCCCGGCGGACCAAGTATTCGCTCAAGTATTACCTCAATCTGGCCCGCGAACTGCAAAAGATGGGGGCGCACATGATTGCCATCAAGGACATGGCCGGTCTGTGCCGCCCCTACGCCGCCCATGCCCTGGTCAAGGCCCTGAAAGAGGAAATCGGCCTGCCGGTGCACTTCCATACCCACGACACCAGTGGGATCAATGCCGCCTCCGTCCTCCAGGCCAGTGATGCCGGCGTGGACGTGGTCGACCTGGCGATCGCCTCCATGTCCGGTTCGACCAGCCAGCCCAACTTGAATTCCGTGGTGGCCGCGCTCCAACGCACGCGGCGTGACACCGGGCTGGACCTGGCCGCGCTCAATGAATACGCCGATTACTGGGAAACCGTGCGGGAGTATTACCGGCCTTTTGACACCGCCCCCAAGACCGGATCGGCGGAAGTTTACCTCCATGAGATGCCCGGCGGGCAATACACCAATCTCAAGGAACAGGCCGCCAGCATGGAAATCGGCCACCGCTGGCCGGAGATCGCCCAGACTTACGCCGAAGTGAACCAGCTTTTTGGCGACATCGTCAAGGTCACTCCCTCCAGCAAAGTGGTAGGAGACATGACCATGTTCCTCATCACACGCGGGATCAGGGCTTCCGATATCCCCAACCTGCCCCCGGGCACGGCCTTCCCGGAATCGGTCATCGACATGTTGGCGGGCGGCCTGGGCCAGCCCGTGGGCGGATGGCCCAAGCATCTCCAGCGACTGGTTTTGGGTAAACAGAAGCCCCTTACCGGACGCCCGGGCAGCCGGACCAAGGCGGTGAACCTCAAGGAAGTGCGCGAAGAACTCGCGGGCAAGTTGCGTCACGAGCCCAGCGACGACGAACTTTACAGCTACCTGATGTATCCGGCGGTGTTCCTCGAGTTCGCCAAATTCACCAGGGATTTCGGGGACGTTTCGGTCCTGCCCACCCCGGCCTTCTTCTACGGATTATTCCCGAAGGAGGAAATCAACCTCGAACTCGAGGAGGGCAAGACCCTCTTCATCAGTCTGGCCAATGTCAGCGACCCCGACGCCGAGGGCCGGCGGTTGGTGTCTTTTGAGTTGAATGGGCTGGCCCGGGGCACCAGCGTCGTCGACCGGACGATCAAACCCAAGACGCAGGCCCGCCGCAAGGCCGATCCCTCCGACCCCTTGCAGGTGGCCGCACCGATTCCCGGCATGGTCACTTCGATGGCGGTGGGTGTGGGCACCAAGGTTTCCGTGGGGGACAAGCTCCTGACCCTGGAAGCGATGAAGATGGTGACCACGCTCAACGCCTCCGCCGAAGGGGTCGTCGATGCGGTCTGCGTGAAGGTCGGGGAAACCGTGGAGAGCAAAGACCTGGTCATCCAACTCCGCAAGGGCTGA